One genomic segment of Vibrio quintilis includes these proteins:
- a CDS encoding iron-containing alcohol dehydrogenase — translation MNIFTTVMSGAPEQLFPLLDKTQQLLIMTDKNIVGLDCIRSFLHGIEKQGIHYTLVDDLPAEPTDTDVYQLIEHLPAQADLVLGIGGGSVLDISKLIAVLYHPDAGADKRTRFDRLLNADNPQHRIPLILVPTTAGTGAEATPNAIIALPDKLTKVGIISPVMLPDYVLLAPAFTTSMPAPIAASTGIDALCHLIECFTACIANPVGDNYAMIGMQKFFMNIEHLIDTPEDLTIRMNLLWASYYGGAAISHSGTHLVHALSYPLGGTYKIPHGLANALLLVPVMKHICAGCTEKLAQVYQLLPSAKPDLPVTEQAQALIDYLEQLVARLKLPTRLNAVGISQEQLPGLAAGAMEVKRLLNHSPVSVTEAEILSIYQSITD, via the coding sequence ATGAATATCTTCACAACCGTGATGAGTGGCGCACCGGAACAGTTGTTTCCACTACTGGATAAAACACAGCAGCTACTGATCATGACAGATAAAAATATCGTCGGGCTGGACTGTATCCGCTCTTTTCTTCATGGCATCGAGAAACAAGGCATTCATTATACCTTAGTGGATGACCTGCCGGCAGAACCCACAGATACCGATGTGTATCAGCTCATCGAACACTTACCGGCACAGGCTGATTTGGTATTGGGTATCGGGGGTGGCAGTGTGCTTGATATCTCTAAGCTGATCGCCGTGCTGTATCATCCGGATGCCGGGGCAGACAAACGCACCCGCTTCGATCGGCTGCTCAACGCAGATAACCCCCAACACCGGATTCCGTTAATTCTGGTCCCGACAACCGCTGGCACCGGGGCTGAAGCAACACCAAACGCCATCATCGCACTGCCGGATAAGTTAACGAAAGTGGGGATTATTTCACCGGTCATGCTGCCGGATTACGTTCTGCTTGCCCCTGCATTCACGACTTCAATGCCTGCACCTATTGCTGCATCGACCGGGATTGATGCCCTTTGTCACTTAATCGAGTGCTTTACCGCCTGCATAGCCAATCCGGTAGGTGATAACTACGCCATGATCGGGATGCAAAAGTTTTTCATGAATATAGAACACCTGATAGATACGCCGGAAGATTTAACCATCCGGATGAATCTGTTATGGGCTTCCTATTATGGCGGCGCTGCGATTTCTCATTCAGGAACGCATCTGGTTCACGCTTTATCTTATCCGTTAGGCGGGACTTACAAAATACCTCACGGTCTGGCCAATGCTTTGCTGCTGGTGCCGGTGATGAAACACATTTGTGCCGGATGTACAGAAAAGCTGGCTCAGGTGTACCAGTTGTTACCGTCAGCAAAGCCGGATTTACCAGTCACTGAACAGGCACAGGCGCTGATTGATTATCTGGAACAGTTAGTCGCCCGGCTAAAACTGCCGACCCGCCTGAATGCAGTCGGCATTTCGCAGGAACAGCTTCCCGGACTGGCAGCCGGAGCAATGGAAGTGAAACGATTACTCAATCATTCACCGGTCTCCGTCACCGAAGCAGAAATTCTTTCAATTTACCAGAGTATTACAGATTAA
- a CDS encoding dihydrodipicolinate synthase family protein: MTTPVSGPHIAIVTPFDDQGNLNEQAMRQQVQRQISHGNKVFCNGTNGEFFVLNDQEKRRVTEICLEEAQHDDQVVTHIGEISLAQTIAHGKDAEQMGVKAVSVITPWFVALREKELIRYYQQVADSLSIPVYLYNIPARTGNTITPAIADVLATHPNIYGIKDSAGSLESLKGFLDVSARHDNFDVLNGPDSLILTGYQLGCTGCISGLGNIVPELVNQVWQSYSTDDQQQALQAQERISYLRANLFSIGFGPAVVKQALNQLGHQVGPSRYPTQFNEEEINQITKVLSSE; encoded by the coding sequence ATGACAACTCCCGTTAGCGGACCACACATTGCGATCGTTACCCCGTTTGATGATCAGGGAAACCTCAACGAACAGGCAATGAGACAACAGGTGCAACGGCAGATTTCTCATGGCAACAAGGTGTTTTGTAATGGCACCAATGGTGAATTTTTTGTCCTGAATGATCAGGAAAAACGCCGGGTCACAGAGATCTGTCTCGAAGAAGCACAACACGATGATCAGGTGGTCACTCACATTGGCGAAATCTCTCTGGCACAAACAATCGCTCACGGCAAAGATGCAGAACAGATGGGCGTTAAAGCGGTTTCCGTGATTACACCCTGGTTTGTCGCTTTAAGAGAGAAAGAACTCATCCGGTATTATCAGCAGGTCGCCGATAGCCTGAGTATTCCGGTTTATCTCTACAATATTCCGGCCCGGACCGGCAATACCATCACCCCGGCGATTGCTGATGTCCTCGCCACTCATCCGAATATCTACGGTATCAAAGACAGTGCCGGTTCTCTGGAAAGTCTGAAAGGATTTCTGGACGTTTCAGCCCGTCACGACAATTTCGATGTCCTCAACGGCCCGGATTCATTAATCCTGACCGGTTATCAGTTGGGATGTACCGGCTGCATTTCAGGACTGGGAAATATTGTGCCGGAGCTCGTTAATCAGGTCTGGCAAAGTTACTCCACTGATGATCAGCAACAAGCGTTGCAGGCACAGGAACGAATCAGCTATCTGCGCGCCAATCTGTTTTCGATTGGTTTTGGTCCTGCGGTTGTCAAACAGGCACTGAATCAACTCGGACATCAGGTTGGTCCGTCCAGATACCCCACCCAATTCAATGAGGAAGAAATCAATCAAATCACAAAAGTCTTAAGTTCTGAGTAA
- a CDS encoding TAXI family TRAP transporter solute-binding subunit translates to MSIFNPKTFSKAARILLLSSAVISSFAYAKSVKIIAEEPGGGWYTYGTTFARLIAEKTDNQYTVSLIPRGGGMTNPVAVNNGKADFGFATSNAAAWAKFGLTDIYKGRKNNNIMSMLNGLQEAYTLIAARKDWVEKTGNNTLEKIIKAKDVVIATSPTGSQVPIIADFMFKALGTSLKELRSDGKLIQIGGGQMSQMLRDKTIDIFIENVPANHPSVTEMTLTTDLVYIPFPTKVLKALADVGLPTGVMKAGTYKGQTENYINPVSASVFITNSNVDTETVYAITKALVESQAKIKASHAPLKVWDPEKSVSQSVLPLHPGAKKYYQEKGWLK, encoded by the coding sequence ATGTCTATTTTTAATCCAAAAACATTTTCAAAAGCCGCAAGGATATTATTGTTAAGTTCCGCTGTAATATCTTCATTTGCTTACGCAAAATCTGTCAAAATCATTGCCGAAGAACCCGGCGGAGGCTGGTACACATACGGCACAACCTTCGCCAGATTAATCGCGGAAAAAACCGATAATCAATACACGGTATCGCTGATCCCCAGAGGCGGCGGTATGACTAACCCGGTTGCAGTCAATAACGGTAAAGCCGATTTTGGTTTTGCCACTTCAAATGCTGCTGCCTGGGCAAAATTTGGCCTGACCGATATTTATAAAGGCCGGAAAAACAACAACATCATGAGTATGCTCAATGGCCTTCAGGAAGCATATACCCTGATAGCAGCCCGCAAAGACTGGGTTGAAAAAACCGGTAACAACACACTGGAAAAAATCATCAAGGCCAAAGACGTGGTGATTGCGACCTCTCCGACCGGTTCACAGGTTCCGATTATCGCTGACTTTATGTTTAAAGCTCTGGGCACCAGCCTGAAAGAACTCAGAAGTGACGGCAAGCTGATTCAGATTGGTGGCGGACAGATGTCACAAATGCTCAGAGATAAAACCATCGATATTTTTATCGAGAATGTACCAGCTAACCACCCTTCCGTGACTGAAATGACACTGACCACCGATCTTGTTTACATTCCTTTCCCGACCAAAGTGTTAAAAGCATTAGCGGATGTTGGCCTGCCAACCGGTGTAATGAAAGCAGGTACTTACAAAGGACAGACCGAAAATTATATCAATCCGGTCAGTGCTTCTGTTTTTATCACCAACTCAAATGTTGATACTGAAACGGTTTATGCCATTACCAAAGCTTTGGTTGAAAGTCAGGCAAAAATAAAGGCGAGCCATGCACCGTTGAAAGTCTGGGATCCTGAAAAAAGTGTTTCACAGAGTGTGTTACCGCTGCATCCGGGCGCGAAAAAATACTATCAGGAAAAAGGCTGGTTGAAATAA
- a CDS encoding TRAP transporter permease: protein MSAKILQSIKVLISFTYLFFLLKQFFVPVSPLYAATVHVFMATSLVFCFKPLETEKFKPIAFIIDLILIIAALGMCWHYVTNMERLETRLEMIDEVFLRDQAAFVAGMLLVFEGVRRSVGFSLLSVILFFVFYAWYGNYFPGWTHFAGFSLTELSEIVTMKTDGLFGVTASTAVNFVFFFVMFGCIFTLTGGGSIFIDIAMLATARLKGGAAKMSLFGSALFGMVSGSAVANTTSTGVLTIPIMHRSGYSKEQAAATEAIASTGGQLMPPIMGVAAFVMADMLGVPYTQIAAAGLIPALAFYFALFIIIDLRARKTGVGNISPEDLNIDPIKPRLHLLMSPVLLISFLVAGYSAPFSAFIGSIVALIVPFARKNTHYPIKDLYSLILDITKQMAWVSVPLASVGIIMVIATQSNLAFKFVELLTEVGASNLYLSLVMVIFGCIIMGMGLPTVAAYIIGSIIFVPALTDMGVGALAANMFVMYYCVLSMVTPPVALCSYAAAALAKSDSTKTGLVAFSYALVIFLVPFSFISDPAVLWQGSTFQIIIAFIGMMLATFSWSVFLQGWLKKDLNWFERVVFLGASIALIIEKSGTWIWGVMLCVNLVIIGWCLYSAKTAKTSITHSAACK, encoded by the coding sequence ATGTCTGCTAAAATACTTCAGTCAATCAAAGTATTGATATCGTTTACTTACCTTTTCTTTCTGCTGAAACAATTCTTTGTGCCTGTCTCGCCATTATATGCAGCAACAGTCCATGTATTTATGGCGACTTCACTGGTTTTTTGTTTTAAGCCGCTGGAAACAGAAAAATTCAAACCCATCGCTTTTATTATTGATCTGATATTGATTATCGCTGCACTTGGTATGTGCTGGCATTACGTCACCAATATGGAACGCCTGGAAACCCGTCTGGAAATGATTGATGAGGTCTTTCTGCGCGATCAGGCAGCTTTCGTTGCCGGAATGTTACTGGTGTTTGAAGGCGTTCGCCGCTCCGTTGGTTTTTCTTTACTGAGTGTGATTTTATTTTTCGTATTCTATGCCTGGTATGGAAATTACTTCCCCGGATGGACCCACTTTGCCGGATTCAGCCTGACCGAGTTATCTGAAATCGTAACGATGAAAACTGATGGTTTATTCGGAGTCACAGCCAGCACTGCGGTGAATTTTGTGTTCTTTTTTGTCATGTTTGGCTGCATATTCACCCTGACAGGTGGCGGTAGTATTTTTATCGATATTGCTATGCTGGCGACAGCCAGATTAAAAGGCGGTGCCGCGAAGATGTCTTTATTCGGCTCTGCACTATTTGGCATGGTCAGTGGTTCTGCGGTTGCGAATACAACCTCAACCGGCGTATTAACCATCCCAATCATGCATCGCTCCGGTTACAGTAAAGAGCAGGCCGCAGCGACTGAAGCGATTGCTTCAACGGGAGGGCAGCTTATGCCACCGATCATGGGCGTGGCTGCATTTGTGATGGCCGATATGCTGGGTGTACCTTATACACAAATCGCTGCGGCGGGTTTAATCCCTGCCCTCGCCTTTTATTTTGCCTTATTTATCATCATTGATTTAAGAGCCCGCAAAACTGGTGTTGGTAATATCAGTCCGGAAGATTTGAATATAGATCCCATCAAACCAAGACTTCACCTGTTGATGTCGCCGGTGTTGCTGATCTCTTTTCTGGTCGCTGGCTATTCCGCCCCGTTTTCGGCTTTTATCGGCTCGATTGTGGCTCTGATTGTTCCTTTTGCCCGCAAAAATACCCACTATCCCATCAAAGATCTCTATTCACTGATCCTGGATATCACAAAGCAAATGGCATGGGTTTCTGTTCCGCTGGCATCTGTCGGCATCATTATGGTGATTGCCACACAGTCAAATCTGGCCTTTAAATTTGTCGAATTACTGACTGAAGTCGGGGCAAGTAACCTGTATCTCTCGTTAGTGATGGTCATTTTCGGTTGTATCATCATGGGCATGGGTTTACCCACCGTAGCTGCGTATATCATCGGCTCGATTATTTTCGTTCCGGCATTAACGGATATGGGCGTCGGTGCTCTGGCCGCAAATATGTTTGTGATGTATTACTGCGTCCTTTCAATGGTCACACCGCCGGTCGCACTCTGCTCCTATGCTGCCGCAGCGCTGGCCAAAAGTGATTCAACCAAAACCGGTCTGGTGGCATTTTCATATGCTTTGGTGATCTTTCTGGTGCCATTCAGCTTCATCAGTGATCCGGCAGTTTTATGGCAAGGCAGTACATTCCAAATCATCATTGCTTTTATTGGTATGATGCTGGCGACCTTCTCCTGGTCGGTTTTCTTACAGGGATGGCTGAAAAAAGATCTCAACTGGTTTGAACGGGTTGTGTTCTTAGGTGCCAGCATTGCCCTGATCATCGAAAAATCAGGCACATGGATCTGGGGAGTCATGCTGTGCGTGAACTTAGTGATTATTGGCTGGTGTCTCTACTCTGCAAAAACGGCCAAAACTTCAATCACACATTCCGCCGCTTGTAAGTAG
- a CDS encoding YhcH/YjgK/YiaL family protein — MIYGHWESAGQSGLCNNMLKIIQSKICSFTSLLQAEEGKIDLEAEPGVQAAFINIMYGKTDQRDHRHTEIHQQYIDIQLVLTGEELIYYGHPGFDAVVKSNPKPDLYLLDAPPLTNSVHLTPGHFAVFFPGEPHQALCRINQCDTIKKAVFKIPVELYR, encoded by the coding sequence ATGATTTATGGTCACTGGGAATCCGCAGGCCAGAGTGGTTTGTGCAATAACATGTTGAAAATAATACAAAGCAAGATCTGCTCTTTTACCAGCCTGTTGCAGGCAGAGGAAGGAAAAATCGATCTGGAAGCCGAACCAGGCGTCCAGGCTGCATTCATCAATATCATGTATGGAAAGACAGATCAGAGAGACCACCGGCACACCGAAATACATCAGCAATATATCGATATTCAGTTAGTACTCACAGGAGAAGAGCTGATTTATTATGGGCATCCTGGCTTTGACGCCGTCGTTAAATCCAATCCCAAGCCAGATTTATATCTGCTTGATGCACCGCCCCTGACAAATTCAGTTCACCTGACACCGGGACATTTCGCGGTTTTCTTTCCGGGAGAACCACATCAGGCATTGTGTCGCATCAACCAGTGCGACACCATCAAAAAAGCGGTGTTTAAAATTCCG